The Kluyvera intermedia genome window below encodes:
- the murG gene encoding undecaprenyldiphospho-muramoylpentapeptide beta-N-acetylglucosaminyltransferase, producing MSGQTKRLMVMAGGTGGHVFPGLAVAHHLMEQGWQVRWLGTADRMEADLVPKHGIEIDFIHISGLRGKGLKAQLLAPMRIFNAWRQARAIMKRFKPDVVMGMGGYVSGPGGLAAWSLGIPVVLHEQNGIAGLTNKWLAKIATKVMQAFPGAFANAEVVGNPVRVDVLALPLPQQRLVGRDGPVRVLVIGGSQGARVLNQTLPQVAALLGETITIWHQSGKGGQQTVEQAYADAGQPQHKVTEFIDDMAAAYAWADVVVCRSGALTVSEIAAAGLPAIFVPFQHKDRQQYWNALPLEKAGAAKIFEQPQFTAQAVADTLASWDRNTLLEMAERARAAAIPDATERVAKEVSLAAKA from the coding sequence ATGAGCGGTCAAACAAAGCGGTTAATGGTGATGGCAGGCGGCACGGGCGGACATGTGTTCCCGGGGCTTGCGGTTGCGCACCATTTAATGGAACAGGGCTGGCAGGTACGCTGGCTGGGAACCGCTGACCGTATGGAAGCCGATTTAGTACCGAAACACGGTATTGAAATCGACTTCATTCATATCTCCGGGCTGCGCGGAAAGGGATTGAAAGCACAATTGCTGGCGCCGATGCGTATTTTTAACGCCTGGCGTCAGGCTCGCGCCATCATGAAACGCTTTAAGCCGGACGTGGTGATGGGCATGGGCGGTTATGTTTCAGGCCCTGGTGGTCTGGCGGCATGGTCGCTGGGTATTCCAGTGGTCCTGCACGAGCAAAACGGTATTGCGGGTTTGACCAATAAGTGGCTGGCAAAAATCGCCACTAAAGTGATGCAGGCGTTCCCCGGTGCATTTGCTAACGCTGAAGTCGTCGGTAACCCGGTGCGCGTAGATGTGCTGGCGTTACCGCTGCCGCAACAGCGTCTGGTCGGTCGCGACGGCCCGGTGCGAGTGCTGGTGATTGGCGGTTCACAGGGCGCACGCGTCCTGAATCAAACGCTGCCGCAGGTTGCAGCGCTGCTGGGAGAGACGATCACTATCTGGCATCAGAGCGGAAAAGGCGGTCAGCAGACCGTGGAGCAAGCTTATGCCGATGCTGGTCAACCGCAACACAAAGTGACCGAATTTATCGATGACATGGCGGCCGCTTACGCATGGGCTGACGTGGTAGTGTGCCGCTCCGGTGCATTGACGGTGAGCGAAATTGCCGCCGCCGGTCTGCCCGCGATCTTTGTGCCATTCCAGCATAAAGACCGGCAGCAGTACTGGAATGCGCTTCCGCTGGAAAAAGCGGGCGCGGCCAAAATTTTTGAACAACCTCAGTTCACTGCGCAAGCGGTAGCCGACACCCTGGCAAGCTGGGATCGCAACACATTATTAGAGATGGCTGAACGCGCTCGCGCGGCGGC
- the ftsW gene encoding cell division protein FtsW produces MRLSLPRLRLPQLRLPRLPGMRVFAWIFAALKGWVMGSREKDSDSLIMYDRMLLWLTLGLAAIGFIMVTSASMPVGQRLANDPFLFAKRDGLYLLLALGLSLITLRLPMSFWQRHSTFMLIASIGMLLIVLVVGSSVNGASRWIAFGPLRIQPAELTKLSLFCYIANYLVRKADEVRNNLRGFLKPMGVIFVLAILLLAQPDLGTVVVLFVTTLAMLFLAGAKLWQFIAIIGMGMSAVVLLILAEPYRIRRVTSFWNPWEDPFGSGYQLTQSLMAFGRGEMWGQGLGNSVQKLEYLPEAHTDFIFAIIGEELGYIGVVLALLMVFFVAFRAMSIGRKALEINQRFSGFLACAIGVWFSFQALVNVGAAAGMLPTKGLTLPLISYGGSSLLIMSTAIMFLLRIDYETRLEKAQAFTRGSR; encoded by the coding sequence ATGCGTTTATCGCTCCCGCGCCTGAGATTGCCTCAACTGAGGTTGCCGCGTCTGCCGGGCATGCGTGTTTTCGCATGGATTTTTGCCGCGCTGAAAGGCTGGGTGATGGGCTCTCGGGAGAAAGACTCTGACAGCCTGATTATGTACGACCGTATGCTGCTGTGGCTGACGTTAGGTCTTGCGGCGATTGGTTTTATCATGGTGACCTCGGCGTCGATGCCGGTGGGACAACGTCTGGCGAACGATCCGTTCCTGTTCGCCAAACGTGATGGCCTGTACCTGCTGCTGGCGCTTGGCTTATCACTGATTACCTTACGTTTGCCGATGTCGTTCTGGCAGCGCCATAGTACCTTTATGCTGATTGCCTCGATTGGTATGTTGCTGATTGTACTGGTGGTAGGTAGCTCGGTTAACGGGGCATCGCGTTGGATTGCCTTTGGCCCGCTGCGTATTCAGCCTGCTGAGCTGACCAAGCTGTCGCTGTTTTGCTACATCGCCAACTATCTGGTGCGCAAAGCGGACGAAGTGCGTAACAACCTGCGTGGCTTCTTAAAGCCGATGGGCGTGATTTTCGTGCTGGCGATTTTACTGCTGGCGCAGCCTGACCTCGGTACCGTGGTGGTGCTGTTCGTGACCACACTGGCGATGCTGTTCTTAGCCGGTGCCAAGCTGTGGCAGTTCATCGCCATCATCGGTATGGGGATGTCTGCGGTGGTGCTGCTGATCTTAGCCGAACCGTACCGTATTCGCCGCGTGACCTCCTTCTGGAACCCGTGGGAAGATCCATTCGGTAGCGGCTACCAGCTGACACAATCGCTAATGGCCTTCGGTCGCGGCGAAATGTGGGGGCAGGGCTTAGGCAACTCGGTACAAAAATTAGAGTATCTGCCGGAAGCCCATACCGACTTTATCTTCGCCATCATCGGCGAGGAATTGGGTTATATCGGTGTGGTACTGGCCCTTTTAATGGTATTCTTCGTCGCTTTCCGCGCCATGTCCATCGGTCGCAAAGCGCTGGAAATCAACCAACGTTTCTCAGGCTTCCTGGCTTGCGCCATCGGCGTATGGTTCAGCTTCCAGGCGTTGGTAAACGTTGGGGCAGCGGCTGGTATGTTACCGACCAAAGGTCTGACCCTGCCGTTGATAAGTTACGGCGGCTCCAGTCTGCTGATTATGTCGACGGCGATTATGTTCTTGTTACGAATTGATTATGAAACGCGTCTGGAGAAAGCCCAGGCGTTTACCCGAGGTTCACGATGA
- the murD gene encoding UDP-N-acetylmuramoyl-L-alanine--D-glutamate ligase yields MADYLGKNVVIIGLGLTGLSCVDFFLAQNVTPRVMDTRATPPGLDKLPETVERYVGSLNEDWLMAADLIVASPGIALAHPALSRAADAGIEIVGDIELFCREAQAPIVAITGSNGKSTVTTLVGEMAKAAGVNVGVGGNIGLPALMLLDPARELYVLELSSFQLETTSSLRATAATILNVTEDHMDRYPLGLQQYRAAKLRVYENAKICVVNADDGLTMPVRGADERCVSFGVDVGDYHLNRQQGETWLRVKGEKVLNVKEMPLTGQHNYSNALAALALADAVGLPRATSLKALTTFTGLAHRFQIVLEHNGVRWINDSKATNVGSTEAALNGLHVDGTLHLLLGGDGKSADFAPLQRYLTGDNVRLYCFGRDGGELAALRPEVATQTDTMEQAMRLLAPQVKSGDMVLLSPACASLDQFKSFEQRGDVFARLAKELG; encoded by the coding sequence ATGGCAGATTATCTGGGTAAAAACGTCGTCATCATTGGTCTTGGACTGACCGGGCTGTCCTGCGTGGATTTCTTCCTTGCGCAGAACGTGACGCCGCGCGTCATGGATACCCGAGCGACGCCACCCGGTCTGGATAAACTGCCGGAAACGGTAGAGCGTTACGTCGGTAGTCTGAATGAAGACTGGCTGATGGCGGCTGACCTTATCGTCGCCAGCCCCGGTATTGCACTGGCGCACCCGGCACTGTCTCGTGCGGCGGATGCGGGTATTGAAATCGTTGGTGATATCGAACTGTTCTGCCGTGAAGCACAGGCGCCGATTGTGGCGATTACCGGCTCGAACGGTAAAAGTACCGTCACCACGCTGGTGGGTGAAATGGCGAAAGCGGCAGGCGTAAATGTCGGTGTTGGTGGCAATATTGGTCTGCCAGCGCTGATGCTTTTAGATCCCGCTCGCGAATTATACGTCCTTGAACTCTCAAGCTTCCAGTTGGAAACGACCAGCAGCCTGCGTGCGACGGCTGCGACGATCTTAAACGTCACTGAAGATCATATGGATCGCTATCCGCTGGGATTACAGCAGTACCGTGCGGCGAAACTGCGCGTGTATGAAAATGCCAAAATCTGCGTAGTTAACGCCGACGATGGCCTGACCATGCCGGTACGCGGTGCCGACGAACGCTGCGTAAGCTTTGGCGTGGATGTGGGCGACTATCACCTTAACCGCCAACAGGGCGAAACCTGGCTGCGCGTGAAGGGTGAAAAAGTTCTGAACGTCAAAGAGATGCCGCTCACCGGCCAGCATAACTACAGCAATGCCCTGGCGGCATTGGCGCTGGCGGATGCCGTTGGCCTGCCACGTGCGACGAGTCTGAAAGCGCTGACCACCTTTACCGGGCTGGCTCACCGTTTTCAGATTGTGCTGGAACATAACGGCGTGCGCTGGATCAACGACTCCAAGGCAACCAACGTCGGGAGCACCGAGGCTGCGTTAAATGGCCTGCATGTGGACGGAACGCTGCACCTGCTGCTGGGCGGCGATGGTAAATCTGCTGATTTCGCGCCGCTGCAACGTTATCTGACCGGCGACAACGTTCGTCTGTACTGCTTTGGCCGTGACGGCGGTGAACTGGCCGCACTTCGTCCAGAAGTGGCTACACAGACTGACACCATGGAACAGGCAATGCGTCTGCTCGCGCCTCAGGTGAAAAGTGGCGATATGGTGTTGCTGTCGCCTGCCTGTGCCAGCCTCGATCAGTTTAAAAGTTTTGAGCAACGCGGTGACGTGTTTGCTCGTCTGGCGAAGGAGTTAGGTTGA